The DNA segment CGACACGAAGAACACCGTATGAAGAAACCGCCGTGCGGCTCTTTTCATCAAACTCCACTTGCCCAGCCACACCTCAATCTGATAGCCTGACCTTTAGTGTCTTGCGCTTGGTAGAGCGCGGATTGCCGGGCTGGCACCCGGACACGCACGAAACCTTTCCCCCCGTTAGGCCGGGGCGTGTCGCAGCCAAATCCCACTTCTCTGTACGGAGTTTTACCGTGAAAACCTTTGTTCCTAAAAATGACGAGCAGAACTGGATCGTGGTGGACGCCACCGACATCCCGCTGGGCCGACTGGCCACGGTGGTTGCAAGCCGCATCCGTGGCAAGCACCGCCCCGACTTCACCCCCAACATGATCCAGGGCGACTTCGTGATCGTGGTCAATGCCTCCAAGATCGCGCTGACCGGCGGCAAGCTGGACGGCAAGGTCTACACCCGCTACAGCGGCTACCAGGGCGGCCTGAAGAAGGAAACCGCCCGCGAAGGTCTGGCCAAGCACCCCGACCGCGTGATCGAACACGCCGTCTTCGGGATGCTGCCCAAGGGCCGCCAGGGCCGTTCCATGCACGGCCACCTCAAGGTCTATGCCGGAGAGCGCCACCCGCACGTCGCGCAGAACCCGCAGCCGCTGGCCATTACCAACACCGCCCGCACCAAAAATAACGAGGTCAAATAATCATGGCGATTCAGCAACCCGAACAGTTCTACGGCACGGGCCGCCGCAAGACCGCCGTGGCCCGCGTGTTCCTGCGCCCCGGCGAGGGCAAGATCATGGTCAACGGCAAGGAGTTCCAGAGCTACTTCCGTGGCCTGCTCCGCTCCGTCAACGCCCTGCAAGCCTTCCGCGAAACCGGCACGGCGGGACGTTATGACGCCCTGATCACCGTGACCGGCGGTGGCCCCACCGGGCAGGCCGACGCGATCAAGCTGGGCATCGCCCGCGCTCTGCTGAAGGTCAATCCCGACTTCCGCGCCGTCATGAAGCCCTCGGGCCTGCTGACCCGCGATTCCCGCGAAGTCGAGCGCAAGAAGTACGGCCTGAAGAAGGCCCGCCGCGCGCCCCAGTTCAGCAAGCGCTGAAGCAAGATTCCACTCAAAAGCCCCTCCAAATTCTGGAGGGGCTTTTTTTAGTGTGGCGAACAGAACGGGCTGCAAACTCAGGCGTTCTACACCCAGGTTCCGCTGATTTCCCGCACCGCCAGCGTCGTTCCTTCAGCGCTCACGATCAGCACCTGCGCGCCCTCAGGGGTGTCGGGACCCGTGGCACGCCACTCGCTGTCGCCCACGCGGACGCGGCCTGCGCCGTTGTGGATGGCGGCGGTGACGACGACGGTGCGGCCCACCAGACGGTTTGCCCCGGTGTTCAAGCGGTCACCCTCGGAGCCGCCCAATACCAGCTTGCCCACGTAGCGTTTACCCAGGAAGACGGCCACGACGCTCAGGACGGCGAACAGGGCCAGTTGGAACGGGACCGCCAGTGGCAGCACGAATACGATCAGACCCAGCGCGAACGAGGCCAACGCCAGCCACACGAAGAAGATTCCCGGCGCGGCCACCTCCAGCATTAGCAGCACCGCCCCCAGCACCCACCAGTGGCCGGGCAGGATACGGTCTAAAGACGGCAGCAGGTCGCCCATAGCTACCTCTTGTTCCCGCCGAAGGCTTCTTTCGCCACCTCCGCGATGCCTTGCAGGCTGCCCAGAACAGCGGTGGCCTCAATGGGCAGGATCAGGGTCTTCTGGTTGGGGGCGATGGCGATTTCCTTCAGGGCGTCCACATAGCGCTGCGCAATGAAGTAGTTGATGGCCTGTGCGTTGCCGTTGGCAATGGCGTCGCTGACCAGCCGGGTGGCCTCGGCTTCTGCTGCGGCCTCACGCTCGCGGGCCTCGGCTTCCAGGAAGGTGGCCTGGCGGCGGCCCTCAGCGTTCAGAATCTTGGCCTGCTTCTCGCCCTCAGCCTTCAGGATGGCCGCCTGACGGAAGCCCTCGGCGTCCAGAATGTTGGCGCGCTTTTCACGCTCGGCCTTCATCTGACGCCCCATGCTCGCCACCAGATCGGCGGGCGGCTTGATGTCCTTGACCTCGATACGTGTGACCTTGACCCCCCACGGCTCGGTGGCCTCGTCCACCACGGCCAGCAGGCGGGCATTGATCGAGTCGCGGTTGCTGAGCAGCTCATCCAGATCCATGCCGCCCATCACGGTGCGGATGTTGGTCATGGTCAGGTTGAGAGTGGCCTGTTCCAGGTTGCGAACCTCGTAGCTGGCCTTGGCCGAATCCAGCACCTGATAGAACACCACGCCGTCCACGGTGATCAGGGCGTTGTCGTGGGTGATGACTTCCTGGCTGGGCACGTCCAGCACCTGTTCCATCATGTTGACGCGGCGCCCGATCTTGTCGATGTACGGAATGATCAGGTTCAGACCCGGCTTGAGGCTGCGCTGATACTTGCCGAAGCGTTCCTGCGTCCACTCGTACCCTTGTGGAACGCTCTTAACACCTGCCAGCAACGTGATCAGCACCAGTAAAAGAAGAACGACGATAACGATGAGTGGACCCAT comes from the Deinococcus sp. AJ005 genome and includes:
- the rplM gene encoding 50S ribosomal protein L13, whose protein sequence is MKTFVPKNDEQNWIVVDATDIPLGRLATVVASRIRGKHRPDFTPNMIQGDFVIVVNASKIALTGGKLDGKVYTRYSGYQGGLKKETAREGLAKHPDRVIEHAVFGMLPKGRQGRSMHGHLKVYAGERHPHVAQNPQPLAITNTARTKNNEVK
- a CDS encoding NfeD family protein — encoded protein: MGDLLPSLDRILPGHWWVLGAVLLMLEVAAPGIFFVWLALASFALGLIVFVLPLAVPFQLALFAVLSVVAVFLGKRYVGKLVLGGSEGDRLNTGANRLVGRTVVVTAAIHNGAGRVRVGDSEWRATGPDTPEGAQVLIVSAEGTTLAVREISGTWV
- a CDS encoding SPFH domain-containing protein — protein: MGPLIVIVVLLLLVLITLLAGVKSVPQGYEWTQERFGKYQRSLKPGLNLIIPYIDKIGRRVNMMEQVLDVPSQEVITHDNALITVDGVVFYQVLDSAKASYEVRNLEQATLNLTMTNIRTVMGGMDLDELLSNRDSINARLLAVVDEATEPWGVKVTRIEVKDIKPPADLVASMGRQMKAEREKRANILDAEGFRQAAILKAEGEKQAKILNAEGRRQATFLEAEAREREAAAEAEATRLVSDAIANGNAQAINYFIAQRYVDALKEIAIAPNQKTLILPIEATAVLGSLQGIAEVAKEAFGGNKR
- the rpsI gene encoding 30S ribosomal protein S9, which gives rise to MAIQQPEQFYGTGRRKTAVARVFLRPGEGKIMVNGKEFQSYFRGLLRSVNALQAFRETGTAGRYDALITVTGGGPTGQADAIKLGIARALLKVNPDFRAVMKPSGLLTRDSREVERKKYGLKKARRAPQFSKR